TTTGGGCACATAACTCCCGCTGATTATTTAATACCAAACGGAAAAAGGAACGTTGCTGGGCCAAGCTAGTGACATCGAAAATTGCCCCCAAGCAATTACCCAGGGAGAAAAAGCGAAAATCGGGGCGACCCGTGCGGATATTGCCGATTAAATAGCCTCCCCGATCGCCGAGCCAATCCTGGAGCCAGTTGGGAATGGTTTCTGTGTGGACATTATGTTCGTTGCTGGCTTCTTCACCGTACTGTTCCGTGGGACGGCGGCGGAGAGCTTGGACAATATTGCAATTAATCCAATAATGCTTGAGCAGATAGGTGCGGAGTTTTTTGAGCCAATCCACACTCAGGTTAAATTGATGACTCTGCTCCATCGTGAAGCTGTCAAAAGGATGGTCTTTATTGCTGCAATAACCCTTCGCCTTGAGGTCGATTAACAGTAACCCCGCCGCACTTTTCAGGGCTCCGTAGAGCAGGGTTTGGATTTCCAACGGCGCTCCCCACACATCCATGGGGCGGTCAATCATAAAGGCCCCGTCGGGCACAAACAAAGTGGGTGCATCCCGAAAGACTGGATGGAGAATGAGGTTTAAAAACTTTTGTAGCCCCAATTGCACATGGGTTTGTCTAGCCCAGGCTTCATTGCCGGTTCTTTGCACGTAGTAATAGGCCAAAATAGGCCACCAGAGGGACGCATCCACCGAGCAAACTCGACCGATCGCCCGTTGGCCATAGTCTGCCTTGAGTTCATGGTTTTCCGTTTCCACAAAACTAGTGGGAAAAATGCCGTAGGTGGGAAAGCCCTTACTTTGGAGGGTGAGGCAAATTTCCAAAAAGTTTTGGACAATTTCCGTTTCATTTTGCAGTAACAAGAAGATCATCACCGGCACATTGTCCCGAATGAAAACTTCCGTATAGTTCAAATCATGGTGATCCGATTGGGGAATGGCCGCCACCGTCCCCACGTATTGCCCATTGATTTTGACCATGGCTTTTTCGTAGAGCAAACGGCGGGCCTGGTCTAGGATTTGTTGAGCCTGGGGGGATTTCATAGCAAAAGATTAGGATTAATCTATGGGTCAAACTTAATTTTCCTGAACTAGTCTGACGATGTAAAGCATTTGGTTTGCTAGGCTGACAGATAGTAGGGTTCTAGCTCGTTCCCTCAATATCCAATATCCCAACACTGGCAGATTTTTACCCGGCTTTCCCTGAAACTGGTGGATCAGGGGATTTTTAAAATTTACCCTAGGCCGACAGATGGGCGATCGCCACATTGCCAATGGAGCTATCAAAACTAACATTGAGCAATGTTTGCCAACGGGCTAAAATTTCCTGTTCTCCCCTACGGTTAATGTCATCCAAAATGATGGTGCTGTGGGGTGCCAATTGCGGTTGGAAAAAAGGCACTGCAGGAAACCGGGAATATTGAATGTCTTCTCGGTAGGCGGGCGGTCCATCTACTAACAGGCAATCAATGGTTTTGCTAGCGGGCAACTGGTGACGGATCTTCTGGCGATCGTACCACTGTCCATTGTCCAAGGCCAGTTCGCAGGGTTCCAAGGGGGCATGGATGAGCTGGACATAGGTGGTCAACTCTTCCCTCGCCAATGCATCATGCAAAAAATTTAACCAATCCAAATTATTTTCGATACAGTGGAGTCGGCCCTGCAAACCATTGCGACGAAATAAACGGGCAATGTACAACGTAGATACTCCACCACCACATTCCACAATGGATAGATGTTTACGAATTAAAATCGTGTTGAGAATTTGTACCAATCCACTGGGGCGGAGGGCATAGCCACTCCAAGGCAAATAGTTGCCTGTCAACGGAGCCAAGTACTGCATGGCCAAGCTATCTTCCCAAATTTCTTGCAATCTTTGGTGGTCTGTTTCTGGAGGCAGGAAAGAAGGATTGGGCATACAGATTAATTACAAAAATCAGATTAAAGCTTGAGGTTAACATTCGTTTGGTATTCTGTCATATGGTTCCGGCTCAACATCGGGAACCTTAGACAAAATCGCTTCATACTTTAACCGACTACCTCTTGTAGCTCTTTCTTTAAGATAATTTTCAGTCATTAAAGCAGAGACTTTTTCGGCGATCGCACTAGATATAAATTGGTCTATGGAAATTCCATCACGAGTGGCAAGGTCAGACAAGCTTTTGTGTAATGAGTCAGGAATTTGAACTTGAACAATACTCATGGCAACTTTCCTATTACGCGTAAAAACTCTGAAGGCTCCAGGACATTTAACCCAAACTGCTCTACGCCGACAAAATCACGAGCGTTATAGGTGATTATAGTCTGACAGCCCGCTTTGACGGCAAGCTCTAACACCATTTCATCTTTGGGATCACGTAGGAAAGGTCGCCAAAGAAAGAAAATTTCATGTCGTATTCCTACTGCACAGTAGAAATCAATTAATTCACCAACTTCTTCAGAACTCAAGTAAAGGTTCGGCAATTCCCGTAGTAAAACTTCTTCGTATTCGAGCAGTAAAGGGACTGACAAGTGCATGTCAAATTGCTCTGTACCAACCAGGGTAAGTAACCTAAACGAACTACCACGCCTAGACCTTAATCCAGCAATAATAGCTTGTTTGCAAAGTTGTATTTTGCCCCCTAAATCCCCCAATACTGGGGGACTTTTAATACTTTCCCCCCAAACTTGGGGGGCTAGGGGGGCATTTAAAACAGACTCTAACGACTTGGGGTAATGACATTAAAAACTGGAAAACAATTCATATCAATAAGTCTCAACTCTATCACGGCAAGAGTGGAGTACGGTTTGAAGCCCATTCCAGCACTTTATCATCAAATTTAATCAGGGGTTAAACAGCGATCGCCCCCTCAGAGTCACTGGGCAAGTTGGGATAGTTCACTGTAGTTGGGCTTAAAATCAAAGGCAGTTTACTTACCGCTGGAGCAAGCCATGGAAGGGCAGTCAATCGAACTAGAACTAAGTGTCATGGCAATGCCGGAGTTAATCGACAGTACTGAAGCAGGCCATACCGCCGGGGTGAAAACTGATTCCAATCCCCAGGCGATCGCCCAAGACCGTCGTTGGACCATTGACGACAGCGAAAACCTCTACCGCATCACTGGTTGGGGGGAACCTTACTTTTCCATTAATGCGGCCGGCCATGTGACCGTTTCTCCCCAGGCTGACCATGGGGGAGCGTTGGATTTGTACGAACTGGTTAAGGGTTTGAGGCAAAGAAATATTGGCTTGCCTTTACTGTTGCGCTTTTCTGATATTCTGGCTGACCGCATCAATCGCCTCAATGCGGCCTTTGCCCGGGGCATTGCCCGTTACCGCTATCCCAACACCTACCGGGGGGTTTATCCCATTAAGTGCAACCAGCATCGCCACATTGTGGAATCCCTGGTGCGCTACGGCACTCCCTATAATTTTGGCTTGGAAGCCGGTTCTAAACCGGAGTTGATGATTGCCCTGGCTATGCTCCAACCCCAGGAGAACCCAGAGCCGGATCAACAAAATCAGCCTTTACTAATTTGTAATGGTTATAAAGACCGGGAATATATTGAAACCGCCTTGCTAGCCCGTCGTCTGGGGCATCGGCCGATTATTGTGGTGGAGCAGGTAGCGGAGGTGGCCTTGGCCATCGAAATTTCCAGCAATCTGGGCATTAAGCCAATTTTGGGGGTACGGGCCAAACTGAGTACCCAGGGCATGGGCCGTTGGGGCATTTCCACTGGCGATCGGGCTAAATTTGGTTTAACCATCCCGGAAATGTTGACGGCGATCGAGCAACTGCGCCGAGCTGATATGTTGGACAGTCTGCAATTGCTCCATTTTCACATCGGTTCCCAGATCTCTTCCATCTCTGTGATCAAAGAAGCGATGACGGAAGCCAGCCAAATTTTTGTCCAGTTGGC
The genomic region above belongs to Synechocystis sp. PCC 6803 substr. PCC-P and contains:
- a CDS encoding glycoside hydrolase 100 family protein — translated: MKSPQAQQILDQARRLLYEKAMVKINGQYVGTVAAIPQSDHHDLNYTEVFIRDNVPVMIFLLLQNETEIVQNFLEICLTLQSKGFPTYGIFPTSFVETENHELKADYGQRAIGRVCSVDASLWWPILAYYYVQRTGNEAWARQTHVQLGLQKFLNLILHPVFRDAPTLFVPDGAFMIDRPMDVWGAPLEIQTLLYGALKSAAGLLLIDLKAKGYCSNKDHPFDSFTMEQSHQFNLSVDWLKKLRTYLLKHYWINCNIVQALRRRPTEQYGEEASNEHNVHTETIPNWLQDWLGDRGGYLIGNIRTGRPDFRFFSLGNCLGAIFDVTSLAQQRSFFRLVLNNQRELCAQMPLRICHPPLKDDDWRSKTGFDRKNLPWCYHNAGHWPCLFWFLVVAVLRHSCHSNYGTVEYAEMGNLIRNNYEVLLRRLPKHKWAEYFDGPTGFWVGQQSRSYQTWTIVGLLLVHHFTEVNPDDALMFDLPSLKSLHQALH
- a CDS encoding class I SAM-dependent methyltransferase, with protein sequence MPNPSFLPPETDHQRLQEIWEDSLAMQYLAPLTGNYLPWSGYALRPSGLVQILNTILIRKHLSIVECGGGVSTLYIARLFRRNGLQGRLHCIENNLDWLNFLHDALAREELTTYVQLIHAPLEPCELALDNGQWYDRQKIRHQLPASKTIDCLLVDGPPAYREDIQYSRFPAVPFFQPQLAPHSTIILDDINRRGEQEILARWQTLLNVSFDSSIGNVAIAHLSA
- a CDS encoding putative toxin-antitoxin system toxin component, PIN family — its product is MGDLGGKIQLCKQAIIAGLRSRRGSSFRLLTLVGTEQFDMHLSVPLLLEYEEVLLRELPNLYLSSEEVGELIDFYCAVGIRHEIFFLWRPFLRDPKDEMVLELAVKAGCQTIITYNARDFVGVEQFGLNVLEPSEFLRVIGKLP